In Acipenser ruthenus chromosome 1, fAciRut3.2 maternal haplotype, whole genome shotgun sequence, the genomic stretch aattaaaaaaaaaaaaaaacccttactcAGGTTATACCAAAATATAATTCTAACTCATTATTTGAGAAAGGGGGTTAGGACACCTTTTGTGCTGACTTCATGGACTCAGTGTTAAACAACATGGCCCATTGCATGGGTACTTTCGAAAAGAAAATGTAACCACACTGGACAGGTAGAGGAAAGGCTGTATGCAGCTGCTGGGGCCAACAAAGCAAAACGCTACTGGTACGACAGaacatttaaatgtaatgacATTGAAATATGGTTTCAATGGGAAGATGACTATTGCAggaaaacaggaaacaaacacaATCATTAAAACTGCAGAAACCATCCTGAAGGCTTTTTTCTTCATGGGATGGATCTCGTCTCTCCCCGGTGAAGATCTCCTCAGGACCCTCAGGATGGAGATGTTACAGAAAATCATGACAATAAACAAGGCAGAAATGTAACCTGTGTATACATAAATAGTGGCATCAAATGCTTCCATGCTTGAGTAGATGGAGAATGCCAAAGTAATGGCCCAAGCAGCAACAGAGCAAAGCACTCTGTACGTGAGTGACTTGAACCCCAGGTAGGTGATTGGATACACCACCGCCATGTAACGCTCCATACAGATACAACAAAGGAACAGGGGCCCTCCATATGCATTGAagccatagaaaaaaaatactataatgcGGACAATTCCATTTTGTTGTGCGAAGTAATAATGATATATATCAAGGGGTGTATTTAGGCAATACAAAGCATCCATGACAGCCAGGTTGATTTCAAACACCTCAGCAGATGAGATGGCAGTTTGTTTCCTCAGTAGAATCCACAGCACCATCATATTGGCTGGCAAACCCAGAACTGTAGTTATAACACCCACAGCGGCCTGGAATGCATGTCCATATTTGTCTCTGCATACCAGCGAGTCATTGATATAAAGAGCCGTGGTGATGTTGGGGACCATGGTAGAGTTTGTGGAAAATGAATCCATTGCGTACTGAATGATCCAGCAAGGAATTTTACTGGCCAAAAGGATATTCTAATTAGAGAAAGATTAAAATTAACAACACATATACAATATCTTTCTACATTATTACACTGTAGAGTGGGTCATATCCACTAAGTTTTCATGTTATGGGAGATTTTTACATGAATTTTTGCTTTTTAAGCCAACATACCTAAAAAATGTAGTTATAGTAATTACGTTTTTGTTAATGTGagtgaaaacattaaaaacatcaaAGTCAACATTTTAAGATCAGTTGCGTTTTCAGATGAAGAGAAAAGCTACAGAAAATGCTAAATATGAAATACCTGCAAAGACTAGAATCTAACATTATTTCAAGAATATTGCACTAAATATACATTCTCTAAACAGATATTAAACACAGTTTCTCTTACCACAATGTTATGATGTTGTCAGCAGGAATCAACAATTTAAACCCTCTTTGTTGCCATTAGAATGAGATTCTGAACACCAGGGACAGGACTGTCTAACTACTAGGGTAAGCCACGCCCTCATAGAGATATGACCAATTAGGTGGTTTTCACATCAGCCAATCAGCCAATGAGTTTTAGAGCTGAAGTAGAGAAACATTTTGAGAAAATTGTTTTTTCTGTTGCCTTACGAAAAAGCATTCCTTTAGCCACTACAACAGCTTTAAAATCCCCCTCGCTCAAATTACTAAATCCTCTACGCGCTGTGCTTTTCATTTCTTATCCTGTGACATCTCTGCTtttgactttatttttacatttttattgtctgccgTGTGTTATCTATCAAATATCACATAGCTCAACAGTAGACAGTCTTAACCCTTCTAGTCCATTCCATTGTAAGATTTTGTTCCAATCAGGTtcttttatttaattgaacttcAATAGGGTGTTaaagttgtagctaacaaaatactaGGGCAGTGCAGATATTCAGGTGTTCCTAGTAATGTGCTTTAAGAACGGTTCAgatggtataaatatttatttataatgaatgTGTGGTAATATTCCAGTGTTACGAATGTCAAGAGTCTTGAGTGTGAACAGTGTGTATTGTGTTGAGTGTCAGAACTATTTAAGAATATTATTGTCCTTTAGGACATGCCTCCAACATGTCAGAACTCATGAAGAATATTATTGTTCAATACTTGGCCCAAATTAATATTGCGTTCTTAGGTTCAATCAATGAGGATCAGCAGATTCAAGAAATTGATTAGGAAGGTTCGGGGTCTGCACTTTCCGTCGTAAGAAATGCCTCTGAAAATGCACGATATCACAGATttcgtgaaaaatatgcattttatttcccttacagtattttacattactgtactcttcacctcccctgttgatTTCAATAACTTTATCAAGTAGAAGCCGCGTTACAGTAGCTGTACATGGTCCGGCTcaatgccatgcatttggttactacagcAACGGGGTCAAGCAAATaccagcttcatgattggtgaattcctcatactgtacaatgaattttattattatttgtttatttagcagatgcctttatccaaggcgacttacagagactagggtgtgtgaactatgcatcagctgcagagtcacttacaactacgtctcacccgaaagacggagcacaaggaggttaaatgacttgctcagggtcacacaatgagtcagtggctgaggggggatttaaactggggacctcctggttacaagcccttttctttaaccactagaccacacagcctccatttctacatactactaatgtacagtgtgtataaagaaaaacacaaatgtttttgtcatttcaggttttgcAGTTAACATTTCTCCCATGTTTAATACCTgtattttgggattagaggcagcaaaataggctatgggaATAATCATTTTAAGTGATAtgtcaacataagttttaaaggtttacaaaacttgaaaatgttgcctaatttgtcattcaaggttgttttttttaaaaaatctattttgtctgcttgttactttttttcgcagtcaacacagaccattttaaacgtcttgtttccagcagaagtttattacatttttagagAATTGAATTGCAGTGTGCATTTTAGGCTAAAATTTTTCAGCAttggtttttgggtgatgttcttgataAACTATCAGtgataacacattttaggcaacttaaagcagtagaatataatgtaaatagatttttttttaataaaatgtcagtTTCGTGAAACTACgtgaaatgcattgttttttttattgtcattcgtgaatttcttttaaaaatacagtgaattttCTGGGCCCctatatgactgctgccataatgctttTTCCTATCAGCTGCTGAGAGAGATGGAGCCCATGTTCTTTTTTAAGCAGCACTTCTTAAACACCTTTGCAGAGGTGTGTCGTTGTTTGGAATCATCCAATTAAAGTTTATCCAGCCAGATGATGTAGAGAAGTGAACACTCCTCCTTTCCATGTTTCATCCCTTCCTGATAACTGACATTGATTATGATACAAAAATCAGACAGTTATTACATAAAGGTTACCAAGAGGACACATTCTGTGGAACTCAGGGTTTGCAGCGTGTCAGAAGGGACCCATAAATAGCGTCTTTGACTCTGATGAGTCAGTAAGGCCATAGAACCCTCACTTTACCCCTAATAACAGACATTTACACTGTGGGAAGAGTGGCAAGTCAACCTAAAAGGTTCTGTAGAGAAATATGATGCTCAGGACAAACCCCATGACATGAAAATTGTGAGATAAGAAAACTTTTATTGATGAGTATGCGATAAACATAAACAATTTTGGCATCAAACCCTCTTGGATTGAGGATCCACTACCTGGATGAGATAGGAGACCCCTCTAAAAGATTATACCTATAAAAGCTGATGGGGGGAGGTGGTGCCCCCGCCTcggccagtgaggcgaggtttgtcaaagagggaatagccctttgtggtggctagatgcagcgagtgcatgtcgtttacagagtgacaggtttcagctagacagagaagatcaagattggtatcagttataagttagctgagaagcagagatttatTAGTCAGAGAATGACAactgaaaaaggagattttcaaatTTGTAGCAGGCAACGTAGAGGGAGAAGGAGTTCGTAACggtatgtgcagcaggtacttgCCAGTGTTCTTTCTGGGAGTGGAGAAAGAGTGAGctcgctttgtccaggggatccagacgttaggtgtcaatgtaggaatgaggcctctagtagccactcCACCTGTCCttgctctgactgccacagctcagactgctcttggacgtgtggcccttagactgccacagctctgctcttggacgtgtggcccttagactgccacagctctgctcttggacgtgtggcccttagactgccacagctcagactgctcTTGGGCGTGtgacccttagactgccacagctcagactactcttggacgtgtggcccttaaactgccacagctcagactgcccttggatgtgtggtctttagactgccacagctcagactgcccttggacgtgtggcccttagacggcTGGTGCTTAGAATgactggcgttctaagacactgtttgccaatttatactatcctgtaggcacagcccagcacagtttACAAAACTTAAATTACAATTTTTAAAGGCAGGGATAGTTACCCCAGCAACAGCAATTTTAACTAGTAgcaggaggagggagggatgCTGTGATGAaggtgaacaaacaaaaacaatattttattaattctatTATCATgatatataaattaattatgcTTTTAATCTTAGGAGTTTTGTTCTAGGTTTGGGGGAATGTATAGATAAAGAAATACAAGTGAAATGTACAGGTAgtgacaaaaaaatggaaacatcaatgtaaagtcacttaacagGGCGTCGGGCCAcaatggtatcccgctctgtggagttctcggaggaccgtttttgatgaaactggctgctcgcagtcaattgatctgcagttgctcgcttgttttgccttgcacctTGAATTAATgcatatcacgatcctggagtatgtgcttccgcccactgttgccctttgctgatgatgtctttccctccgagttccatgccgacatcaccttagacaccgttgctcgtgaaacatcagcaagttgagctgtcttggtcactgaagctcctgccaaacgcaccccaaaaatcacccctctttcaaagtcactgaggtatcctcttgcagccatgctagccataattataggcaaccaggcctgtccagcatttttacacatgaccctaagcatgctgggatgttatttgcttaattaacgcatgagccacacctgtgtggaagcccttgcttttaaTATACTTGGAGTATAGCAGCTGGGAGCTTTTTTACACTCACTGAAAATACTAtcacaaatgcaaaataaataaataataactttaatAATGTTGTAGCAGTGCCCTTGCCCTGGCTATGCCCTCTTGTAACAGTGTCTCTCCCTCTCACAGTGAGCTGCCTCGTGGACTCCAGCTGCCTTGACAGTGCTTCTGAGGATACATGGTGCAGTAAGACCAGCAACCTGAATAGCAATGTCTCAATACCACCTGTGCACTGGGACCATGCAGCAGCGCTTTCAGATACGCCAACAGCTGTACCCTGCTGCGTCTTAACGAGTGCACAGGTTTTGCAAATAAAGGTTAATTGCACTGTTTGTGAACATGATGCAGCCGTGCAATTTCTTTTGCTGacatattgggcagcagtgtggagtagtggttagggctctggactcttgaccggagggttgtgggttcaatccccagtgggggacactgctgttgtacccttgagcaaggtactttacctagattgctccagtaaaaacccaactgtataaatggggaattgtatgtaaaataatgtgatatctgtataatgtataatgtgataccttgtaacaattgtaagtcgccctggataagggcgtctgctaagaaataaataataatatatcaacaTATCTTGaaagagaaaacacaaaaaagactGCAAAGTGTGTCCAATGTTTGGTTTTGATTTAAAAGAGGAGTAActaaactttaaaatcaatttcctaaCATCTTATTAGCAGTATTTACATTAAAGAGGGCCCAGTGATAaagatataggaggctgtgtggtcctgtggttaaagaaaagggcttgtaaccaggaggtccccggttcaaatcccacctcaaccattgattctttgtgtgaccctgagcaagtcgcttaacctccttgtgctccgtctttcaggtgagacgtaattgtaagtgactctgcagctgatgcatagttcacacaccctagtctctgtaagtcgccttggataaaagcgtctgctaaataaacaaataataataataataataataataaagaggtaTGAGAATGGATGAGATTAattttaaaacttcaaataaaaaaaatctattacatCTGTTCAAGAAACACGCATTGTTCAAAACCCTGTATTTCATGCAGAAGATACGATAGAATAATAGAAttcccaagctcttttgctggcTATAAGATTAACAACAGTCTTTGATTCAGCCCACCTCTGTTGGCTCACACCAGGACTTTATGTACCTCAGGACTGCGATCCTCCCTGTCTGAAATAACGTGTTCTGGAATAACAGGAGTGTATTGCTGCATGGATCACAGAACTAGGATAATGATGagaatgcattttattaaaaacatttatattagATTGTGTCTCAGATAAAATCATCTCTTTACATCAGGGAAAGGCACATTACAACAATGCATGACTTAGACATGATACAGAGCAGTACAACAGTGAGCAGGGAAACAGAAACAGGGCTTGGTTTATTCCACCATACACAGCAAAGACATTTTCACTGTGCTCGGTACCTACACACCCCAcctgaaaacaaatgaaacatttcCAGACACAGGGTTCTGTTTCTtagtgtttagtttttttgtgtgtaggcatacCTGATAACTGGACACACCTATTAGACTTATCACTGGACCTGAATAAACACATTCCTTTTAAGGGTTTGCTTTAAAAGATCAGAGGTGTTCATTCAGTCAAAATAATTCAGCGCTGCTTTAGACTGACGGTATTTCCTGTTGTATGGCAATAATAAATCAAACTTGCATCACTGAATTAGGGAAGAAAAAACGTAAATGTTTTCTATGTGCgcttcatttaaaacacattttattcaatATCTCCTTAGAAATGGAAACTGAGGCTgctaaggattttttttatttttgtatttaatggaaTGTAGATTTTGCACATAAAAACTTCCCCTTAAAAAAAGTGAGTACTGCTTACAAACAGCAGAGGGATGATAGACACCCCCTGTTAGTGAACTCAGCAAACATTCGAATTTGTGCTAACTGTATTTCAGTGCCAGTGCAACTAAACTCAATTCCCATTAGccccaatattattatttgtttatttggcagatgcctttatccaataaCAAGGCACAACTGGCTATCCCTGCTAGAGAGATGCCCAGGACTGAATAGCAGGAAGGCAGGCTGGCAGGTAGGCAGGGGTGTCCAGGTTATGACTGAGGTACACACTCTCACTTTCTTGTACTTTTCAATAGATTCACAAAATGAAAACCTGTTAGGATATGCAGGTCAGTCCAGAGGCCTGGCCCGCACGTGCACTCCTGTCAGACTGGGCTCTACACATCGTAGTAGTCTATGTGGGCTCCTGACTCGAACTCGTCTCTCAGTAGCTGCTGCATCAGTTTGGTGGCGGACTGGGAGCAGGAGAGCAGCTGGCCGCTGGCATGCAAGCTGTTGAAGGTCTGCCGCAACTCCAGGTCTCCAGAGAGTGAGCGAGCCTCCAGCTGCATGTCTGTATCGAGAGGACCTGCGAGGAGGAGAAAACACTGTCACTGATACACTGTGATAAACAACACAATCTACACTGTCACTAATACACTGTGATAAACAGCACAGCCTTCACTGTCACTAATACACTGTCACTGATAAACTACAACATACAGCACAGCTATCAATACCAGACATGTTTCATAGTACTACAAGCCATACATTTTCCCTAGCATATACAGcactatttattttcattgagTTTGTTTTGCTGTGGCAGATACATACCTGGTGCGTAGTTCAACACTCTCACGTCAGGCTCTTCCTCTGCCAGCACTCTGAAAAGCATCTCCCGGGCAGCCTTGCCCATGCAGTACAGAGACCAGGActtgaagggctggagagcacaCAGAGAGCTCACATTGACCATGCTGCGCCTCAGCCCGTCTCGCCGTGGAAACGCCTTCAGCACAGAGGCAGTGAGGCACAGCATAGAGCTCACGTTGAAGGAAAGGTAGGAGTCCACCTCGGCAAGGCACGTGAAATCTGCAGCGAAACGGGAGACATCTCCTAGTGCAGCTGGAGAAATAAAGACAGGGGAGGGGGAGAAGCAGTGAGAGGGGTTCAAAATTGCCATTACTGAACAAGCTCTAATAAGCTGTTACAATAATGACGCAGTTACAAAAGAATCTATGGAATTTATTCATCTGGATAAGCTAAACAGTCTGTTTAGCTAATGTTAATGCCATGTAATGAAACTAGTTACTTTTTATGTctgcattattttttaaagtattatgtattttcttgttgttactgcatcttgtaaagcgctttgtgatggtggtccactatgaaaggcgctatataaaataaagattgattgattactTGCTTTCTGTGAGAGTCACTGCCAGGGCCACCGAgtgccgtcatgggccccggggaaggactGGTATGTCCCGACATTgtactttgtttattttacacgatacaatttttttaacaaactgctgcaccgtgttgttttgagcaaatcATAGACCTTTATAATAGAATAaatcatactgtggtatatattgtgcaactttagggttcttttaaagtttttaaaagtctttaaaaaaaatacataaaattgctatgcctttttttcagctttttggtgtagtaaaatatgaaatgcgaaagttaacatcattgtgtgaaaggaagtgtttgacagcgcctggatacacaatcattacacaacagaagcacatcggctcggtgtgcagtacgggagtttttctttttaatgtggtggtgggaacgcaaagggtcttgtgcaggactagctgttttaaaatattttatatatatttaaaataaataaataaataaaagttcccccttcatcagggcaccccttcggggcgttgggccccagggaaatttccccgtcctctCAGTGGGCCTGGTCACTGCCAAGCCAGTGCTACCGACCGACGCCTTGTTGCAGGTAGTACTGTAATGAAAAACAGCACTCCACACACAGAACCGAACCAAACATACTCACATGCGTTGTTGATGAGAAGGACGTGGTCGATGGCTTGCGGTTCGATTCCAGACACCACTCTCACTACCTCCTGCAGCCCTTCTTTTCTCCCGAGGTCCGCTTCCACACATCTAATTTCTAAACCGTCTTTGGCTGGGATAGTGCCT encodes the following:
- the LOC117403601 gene encoding sepiapterin reductase-like, which codes for MQTNDGRTGNADLGKALCIITGASKGFGRSLAQLASTLLRPGSVMVLVARSGDKLREVQSEISGTIPAKDGLEIRCVEADLGRKEGLQEVVRVVSGIEPQAIDHVLLINNASALGDVSRFAADFTCLAEVDSYLSFNVSSMLCLTASVLKAFPRRDGLRRSMVNVSSLCALQPFKSWSLYCMGKAAREMLFRVLAEEEPDVRVLNYAPGPLDTDMQLEARSLSGDLELRQTFNSLHASGQLLSCSQSATKLMQQLLRDEFESGAHIDYYDV